The following proteins are co-located in the Desulfobacterales bacterium genome:
- a CDS encoding uridine kinase: MSLVREKDGKRLHVKSKLMGQSLVSTSFIENLDIAPQQKLFPDVCLIKIGGQSICDRGIKALPGIIKEIVANRDAHKMLLVAGGGTRSRHIYTIGLEMGMPTGIIAKFGSAISEQNALMLATLLSPWGGIKISHDDIVKLPTYFVQGIIPVTHGMPPYDFFAIRPAKGRIPVHRTDVGLVLLADLIGAGTILFVKDEKGLYTDDPKKNPEAEFIPKISVGELKARGLDDLIIERPCLDIIENSEVIEKVQVINGMEPGNITRALNGEHVGTLIYRDTK, from the coding sequence ATGTCGCTGGTAAGGGAGAAGGACGGAAAACGATTACATGTCAAAAGCAAGCTGATGGGCCAAAGTCTTGTCAGCACATCCTTTATTGAAAATCTGGATATAGCGCCGCAACAGAAACTGTTTCCGGATGTCTGTCTGATAAAAATCGGCGGGCAGTCCATCTGTGACCGGGGCATCAAGGCGCTTCCCGGGATTATCAAGGAAATTGTTGCCAACCGGGACGCGCATAAAATGCTGCTTGTCGCAGGCGGCGGCACCCGAAGCCGTCATATTTACACCATCGGCCTGGAAATGGGAATGCCGACCGGAATTATCGCCAAGTTCGGAAGCGCGATTTCCGAACAGAATGCCCTGATGCTGGCCACGCTTCTGTCCCCCTGGGGAGGCATAAAGATATCGCATGATGATATCGTGAAGCTTCCGACCTATTTTGTTCAGGGCATTATTCCGGTAACCCACGGCATGCCGCCGTACGATTTTTTTGCCATCAGACCGGCAAAGGGACGCATTCCGGTTCACAGGACAGACGTGGGTCTGGTGCTGCTGGCGGACCTGATCGGAGCCGGAACCATTTTGTTTGTCAAGGATGAGAAGGGGCTTTATACCGATGATCCCAAGAAGAATCCGGAAGCTGAATTCATACCGAAAATCAGTGTCGGTGAATTAAAGGCAAGGGGGCTCGACGACCTGATCATCGAACGCCCGTGCCTGGATATCATCGAGAACAGTGAAGTCATCGAAAAGGTTCAGGTTATCAACGGCATGGAGCCCGGCAATATCACCCGTGCTTTGAACGGCGAACATGTGGGAACCTTGATTTACAGAGATACAAAATAA
- a CDS encoding DNA topoisomerase 3, translated as MTDLILTEKFSVASDFAKALGVKKKGAGYFDGDTYVITWAVGHLVELFEPDDYDASLKKWRVESLPLIPDRFRYKPIKKSYQQFHTIKTLLNKRRFDRIIIATDAGREGEVIARTILLESGFTDKARIVRFWTSQALVPEVVRNTMKQLRPMVDFDRLWRAGYYRQVADWLVGMNLTRVLTVRLRDLFSVGRVQTAVLALLVDRRREREHFVPETYWTLKVLFGGDKGRWTGRWFKNKETKLTEKKAADELLERLKNEISPGVVLTMETDKKSEPPPLLFSLTDLQQEANNRFGFSAKKTLAIAQTLYQDRKCLSYPRTDSKVLGTTSLDLVNTVLEKLKTACSDIFSTVDPKRVALSNRRVFNDAKLTDHHALIPFKPLSEAASQDEKRLFDLVVRRFAAAFHPDCQFENTRVITEFANETFQTVGKVILDPGWRRVYRTDTRDKAEAEVIPPLVKGDSGAAKKIDCEEKQTTPPPDYSDSLLLKDMTNPGRYVAQEEIKRFYRGDIGIGTQSTRAQIIETLIQRAYAQRIGKRLVATDKGVYLVTRLRQCPISSVLASPEETARWEMSLNTIALGETLDTRFLDDIKRFVTDAVAELKSDVMDVTQFKAERPEAEVIGVCPACGKAVRENIRAFSCEDRACEFVIFKKIAGKSISAKMAANLLKYRKSGPFKGFISKKKKRFSASLVINNLDGKWKVAFDFNNPAKSSAADKPTAPKTRSDVSPAARSGVEPVTVLEPKVATSLSGEMRCPLCGGTIIEGRRGFGCANWRPEHGDCHFVIWKEIAGKRLTLKNVEILVSGKKTRPYTLRDDTGVKFMASLRMVETVSHGFAIEVEPKNTDGSRQGFQISCSR; from the coding sequence ATGACAGACCTGATTCTGACAGAAAAATTTTCCGTTGCATCGGATTTTGCCAAAGCCCTGGGTGTAAAGAAAAAAGGGGCCGGCTATTTTGATGGGGATACGTATGTGATCACCTGGGCCGTGGGGCACCTGGTGGAGCTCTTTGAGCCCGATGATTATGACGCCAGCCTGAAAAAGTGGCGGGTCGAGTCCCTGCCTCTCATTCCAGACAGATTTCGATACAAACCCATCAAAAAAAGCTATCAGCAGTTTCATACGATCAAGACCCTTCTCAACAAAAGGCGTTTTGACCGGATCATCATCGCCACCGATGCAGGGCGGGAGGGCGAAGTCATCGCCCGGACCATCCTTCTGGAGTCCGGATTTACGGACAAGGCGCGCATCGTGCGCTTCTGGACCAGCCAGGCCCTGGTTCCCGAGGTGGTCAGGAACACCATGAAACAGCTGCGGCCCATGGTCGACTTCGACCGGCTGTGGCGTGCCGGATATTACCGCCAGGTGGCTGACTGGCTGGTCGGCATGAACCTGACCCGGGTTCTGACGGTAAGACTCAGGGATCTGTTTTCCGTGGGCCGTGTTCAGACAGCAGTGCTTGCCCTGCTTGTGGACCGGAGAAGGGAGCGGGAGCACTTTGTTCCCGAAACCTATTGGACCCTCAAGGTGCTTTTTGGTGGCGACAAAGGCCGCTGGACCGGCCGATGGTTCAAAAACAAGGAGACTAAGCTCACGGAGAAAAAAGCGGCAGACGAGCTTTTGGAACGTCTTAAAAACGAAATCTCTCCCGGTGTGGTTCTCACCATGGAGACGGACAAGAAAAGCGAGCCGCCCCCCTTGCTCTTTTCCCTGACCGACCTTCAGCAGGAGGCCAACAACCGGTTTGGTTTTTCGGCAAAAAAAACTCTGGCCATTGCCCAAACCCTGTACCAGGACAGAAAGTGCCTCTCCTACCCCAGAACCGACTCAAAAGTGCTTGGCACCACCAGCCTTGACCTTGTCAACACGGTGTTGGAAAAGCTGAAGACCGCCTGCTCGGATATTTTCTCAACCGTCGATCCAAAACGGGTGGCCCTCTCCAACCGCCGGGTGTTCAACGATGCAAAGCTTACCGACCACCATGCCCTGATTCCGTTCAAGCCCCTTTCAGAGGCTGCAAGCCAGGATGAAAAACGCTTGTTCGACCTGGTGGTGAGGCGCTTTGCAGCGGCGTTCCACCCGGATTGCCAGTTTGAGAACACCCGGGTGATCACCGAATTTGCCAACGAAACCTTCCAGACCGTAGGAAAGGTAATCCTCGATCCCGGATGGAGACGGGTTTACAGGACAGACACCCGGGACAAGGCAGAGGCCGAGGTCATTCCTCCCCTTGTAAAGGGGGACAGCGGCGCTGCAAAAAAAATCGACTGCGAGGAGAAGCAGACAACACCGCCTCCGGACTACTCCGATTCCCTGCTCTTAAAAGACATGACCAATCCGGGACGATATGTGGCCCAAGAGGAGATCAAACGGTTCTACCGGGGCGATATCGGCATCGGTACCCAGTCAACAAGGGCCCAGATCATCGAAACCCTGATCCAGAGAGCGTATGCCCAAAGAATCGGCAAACGGCTCGTTGCAACGGACAAGGGGGTGTATCTCGTTACCCGGCTGAGGCAGTGCCCGATTTCTTCGGTATTGGCCTCACCCGAAGAGACGGCCCGATGGGAGATGAGCCTCAACACCATCGCCCTCGGGGAAACATTGGACACGCGGTTCCTCGATGATATCAAACGATTTGTGACCGATGCCGTGGCAGAACTCAAATCGGATGTCATGGATGTAACACAGTTCAAGGCCGAGCGTCCGGAAGCTGAGGTCATCGGGGTCTGTCCCGCCTGCGGCAAGGCAGTCCGGGAAAATATCAGGGCGTTTTCCTGCGAGGACAGGGCCTGCGAATTTGTAATCTTCAAAAAAATCGCGGGCAAAAGCATCTCCGCCAAAATGGCGGCAAACCTGTTGAAATACCGTAAATCCGGTCCGTTCAAGGGATTTATCTCCAAGAAAAAGAAACGCTTTTCAGCCTCCCTGGTAATTAATAACCTTGACGGAAAATGGAAGGTTGCCTTTGATTTCAACAACCCCGCCAAAAGTTCAGCTGCCGATAAGCCCACCGCCCCGAAGACCCGATCAGACGTCAGTCCTGCTGCCAGGTCCGGGGTTGAACCCGTAACGGTTTTAGAACCCAAAGTAGCCACTTCCCTTTCCGGAGAGATGCGCTGCCCTCTGTGCGGGGGCACCATCATCGAAGGCAGGCGGGGCTTTGGATGCGCCAACTGGCGGCCGGAACACGGCGACTGCCACTTTGTGATCTGGAAGGAGATCGCAGGAAAGCGCCTGACACTGAAAAACGTTGAGATCCTTGTTTCGGGTAAAAAAACCCGGCCCTATACACTCAGGGATGATACCGGCGTCAAATTCATGGCAAGCCTGAGGATGGTCGAGACCGTCAGCCACGGCTTTGCCATCGAGGTTGAACCGAAAAATACGGACGGCTCAAGGCAGGGGTTCCAGATTTCCTGCTCCCGATAG
- a CDS encoding RNA-binding protein — MKLYVGNLSYEVTEDDLRLALEQFGQVESATIITDRDSGQSKGFGFVEMASKAEGQAAIDGLNGKELKGRALNVNEARPRTESRGGSGRGGYGGGRGGQGGAGGYGGGSRGGQGRDR; from the coding sequence ATGAAGCTGTATGTAGGAAACTTGTCGTATGAGGTCACCGAAGATGACTTGCGGCTGGCTTTAGAACAATTCGGGCAGGTTGAATCCGCCACCATTATAACAGATAGGGATAGTGGTCAATCAAAAGGATTCGGATTTGTGGAGATGGCCTCTAAAGCTGAAGGGCAGGCGGCAATCGATGGCCTGAATGGAAAAGAGCTGAAAGGAAGAGCGCTTAACGTGAATGAAGCACGCCCTCGCACTGAAAGTCGCGGCGGTAGCGGTAGAGGAGGATACGGCGGGGGCCGTGGAGGACAAGGCGGAGCAGGGGGGTACGGCGGCGGTAGCCGGGGAGGACAAGGCCGTGACAGATGA
- a CDS encoding LysR family transcriptional regulator, protein MKDLESTLRIHLWLETDEGMLFGIGRVILLKKIGELGSLNKAAKKMGMSYRAAWGKIKATERELGVELITKSPDSRGFGLTPFGYQLLDDFDRWHREIESIALEKAKTVFPWQIHPFKESDKSPFS, encoded by the coding sequence ATGAAAGACCTTGAATCAACATTACGGATTCATTTATGGCTTGAGACGGATGAAGGGATGCTGTTTGGCATCGGCCGGGTGATACTGCTGAAAAAGATCGGAGAACTCGGATCTCTCAACAAAGCGGCCAAAAAAATGGGAATGTCTTACCGGGCGGCCTGGGGAAAAATAAAAGCAACTGAAAGAGAACTGGGCGTCGAACTGATTACAAAATCCCCCGATAGCCGGGGATTCGGCCTGACACCATTCGGCTATCAGCTTCTGGATGATTTTGACAGATGGCACCGTGAAATCGAATCAATCGCATTGGAAAAGGCAAAGACTGTATTTCCATGGCAGATTCACCCCTTCAAGGAATCCGACAAAAGCCCCTTTTCATGA
- a CDS encoding ATP-binding cassette domain-containing protein, translating to MLYSARNLKKIYNGRTVLDVSELSVLERKIYALMGPNGSGKTTLLHILSFISTPTSGTLFYNDRPVQFAEKALQPLRKEVVLLHQHPILFSTSVYKNVEFGLKMRNIPKIRRRKIVEESLDLVGMRGFAKADAPHLSGGETQRVAIARALACAPKVIMFDEPTASVDVESQIAIENIILDIQQEKDISVIVCTHNPMQALKLADETLFLFEGRTSDSIFENVFSGDVIDVEGKRFCRVQNKVLIPVQTHEHGRIKISINPKSIQVSDFAETDGTAIAHKGRLFQITEEKNWVRMLVDIGIPLSVLMKRKEYDKRGIGIGRQVYVTCLDYGVEVIGGQSPAGQ from the coding sequence ATGCTGTATTCCGCAAGAAATCTGAAAAAAATCTATAATGGACGAACCGTGCTCGACGTGTCGGAATTGTCTGTTCTGGAACGCAAAATCTATGCATTGATGGGGCCGAACGGCTCCGGAAAAACAACGCTTCTTCATATCCTGAGTTTTATCTCTACGCCGACATCCGGAACGCTTTTTTACAATGACCGCCCGGTTCAGTTTGCAGAAAAAGCCCTGCAACCGTTGCGTAAGGAGGTGGTGCTTCTGCATCAGCATCCTATCCTTTTCAGCACCTCGGTCTATAAAAACGTCGAATTCGGCCTGAAGATGCGAAATATCCCGAAAATCCGACGAAGAAAAATCGTTGAAGAATCTCTGGATCTGGTTGGAATGCGCGGTTTTGCCAAAGCCGATGCGCCGCACCTTTCCGGAGGCGAAACACAGCGCGTCGCTATTGCCAGGGCACTTGCCTGCGCTCCAAAGGTCATCATGTTTGATGAACCTACCGCCAGTGTGGATGTGGAAAGCCAGATAGCCATAGAAAATATTATTCTCGATATTCAGCAAGAAAAAGATATTTCGGTGATCGTGTGTACCCATAATCCCATGCAGGCGTTGAAACTGGCGGATGAGACCCTGTTTCTTTTCGAGGGGCGCACCAGTGATTCCATCTTTGAAAACGTTTTCAGCGGAGACGTGATTGACGTGGAGGGAAAACGTTTTTGCCGGGTCCAAAATAAGGTATTGATCCCCGTTCAGACGCATGAACACGGGCGCATAAAGATTTCCATCAATCCGAAATCCATTCAAGTGTCGGATTTTGCTGAAACGGACGGTACTGCCATTGCTCATAAGGGAAGGCTTTTTCAGATCACCGAGGAAAAAAACTGGGTCCGTATGCTGGTCGATATCGGGATACCCCTGAGCGTCTTAATGAAAAGAAAGGAATACGATAAACGCGGTATCGGCATCGGCCGGCAGGTCTATGTCACATGTCTTGATTATGGCGTTGAGGTCATCGGCGGGCAATCGCCGGCCGGACAATAA
- a CDS encoding 4Fe-4S dicluster domain-containing protein produces the protein MSKAFFVDTSKCTACRGCQVACKEWKGFPATLTKQRGSHQNPPDLGPFNNRVVRFKEEKINGKVVWNFFADQCRHCIEPPCKDAADSYVSGAVIIDEPTGAVIYTELTRRLPQEAFDQMYEDCPYHIPRRHEGTGLISKCNMCLDRVSEGLLPICVKTCPTGGLNFGDREQMLAMAKKRLAVIKKDFPDAQLVDEDYVNVIYLIKYKPESYHDFVVAQGPSGITRKTALAKLISPVTKSVRSIIG, from the coding sequence ATGTCAAAGGCATTTTTTGTGGATACCAGCAAATGCACTGCATGCCGGGGATGCCAGGTGGCCTGTAAGGAATGGAAGGGGTTTCCCGCAACATTGACAAAACAGCGGGGAAGCCATCAAAATCCGCCGGATCTCGGCCCTTTCAACAACAGGGTTGTCCGGTTCAAAGAAGAAAAAATTAATGGTAAGGTGGTCTGGAATTTTTTCGCGGATCAGTGCCGCCATTGTATCGAACCACCCTGCAAGGATGCAGCAGACAGTTATGTCAGCGGCGCGGTAATTATTGATGAGCCGACAGGAGCGGTGATATATACCGAACTGACCCGTCGCCTGCCTCAAGAGGCGTTTGATCAAATGTACGAAGACTGTCCGTATCACATTCCCAGACGACACGAAGGCACCGGCCTGATTTCAAAATGTAACATGTGTCTCGATCGGGTGTCCGAGGGACTTTTGCCCATCTGTGTTAAAACGTGTCCTACCGGAGGGTTGAATTTCGGAGACCGGGAGCAGATGCTGGCAATGGCAAAAAAACGGCTGGCCGTTATCAAGAAAGATTTTCCAGATGCACAGCTGGTGGATGAAGATTACGTCAATGTGATCTATCTGATCAAATACAAGCCAGAATCCTATCATGATTTTGTCGTTGCTCAGGGCCCATCGGGAATTACCCGAAAAACAGCACTGGCAAAATTGATATCACCTGTAACAAAATCGGTCCGATCGATTATCGGATAA
- a CDS encoding porin, translated as MVWISCGAGLVLAQEKNVSEEILDILRDREQITDQEYKELKQKAEAEKKATKGEETDFRAYWKDGLRLDTRDKQIQLRIGGRIEADWAVYGPDDTIENDFQSPDIEGFGTEFRRARLFVSGSLYDAVEFKAQYDFAGGDADFYDVFIGLKHIPVVGNVKVGHLKEPFSLNYQTSDKYILFMERSLQNLFVPGYNMGIMFSNTALDDHLTWRAGIFQEANSFGDSFNDFSDYNVTARVTYLPWYVDDGSRLLHLGLSYSSQFRSEGNTAVRYRTRPETHISDAYLVDTGAIPADGVSLINPEISVAIGSLSFQGEYIHSFVDSNTADDPEFSGYYIEAGYFFTGEHRNYNRKNGYYSMVKPIQNFHPAQNKWGGWQMALRYSSVDLNDKNISGGEESDFTVGLNWYLNPNVRFMLNYIYADMEDRVGVADGSVNVYQGRFQIEF; from the coding sequence ATGGTTTGGATCAGTTGCGGGGCCGGGCTGGTTTTGGCACAGGAAAAAAACGTTTCCGAAGAAATCCTGGATATATTGAGAGACAGGGAACAGATTACCGACCAGGAATATAAGGAGTTGAAGCAAAAGGCGGAGGCCGAAAAAAAGGCAACAAAGGGGGAGGAGACCGATTTCAGAGCCTACTGGAAGGATGGACTTCGTCTGGATACGAGGGATAAACAGATACAACTCAGGATTGGAGGCAGGATTGAGGCCGACTGGGCGGTCTATGGGCCGGATGATACGATTGAAAATGATTTTCAATCGCCGGACATAGAAGGTTTTGGAACCGAGTTCCGTCGGGCGCGGTTGTTTGTTTCAGGTTCCCTGTATGATGCGGTCGAGTTCAAGGCCCAGTATGATTTTGCCGGCGGGGACGCGGATTTTTATGACGTGTTTATCGGTCTGAAACACATACCCGTTGTCGGTAATGTCAAGGTCGGTCATCTCAAGGAACCGTTTTCTCTGAATTATCAGACGAGTGACAAATATATCCTTTTTATGGAACGGAGTCTTCAGAATCTGTTTGTTCCGGGGTATAACATGGGGATCATGTTCAGCAATACGGCACTGGACGATCACCTGACATGGCGTGCCGGCATATTCCAGGAAGCCAATAGTTTTGGTGACAGTTTTAACGATTTTTCCGATTACAATGTAACAGCACGGGTGACGTATCTGCCCTGGTATGTTGATGACGGAAGCCGGCTGCTTCACCTGGGTCTTTCCTATAGCAGTCAGTTCCGCAGTGAAGGAAATACGGCCGTTCGGTATCGTACACGTCCGGAGACCCATATTTCGGATGCATATCTGGTCGATACGGGGGCCATACCTGCGGACGGTGTGAGTTTGATCAACCCCGAAATATCTGTGGCTATAGGTTCTTTATCCTTTCAGGGAGAGTATATTCATTCGTTTGTGGATTCAAATACCGCAGATGATCCGGAATTCAGCGGTTATTATATCGAGGCGGGATATTTTTTCACCGGTGAGCATCGAAATTATAACCGGAAAAATGGTTATTATTCCATGGTGAAACCGATTCAGAATTTTCATCCGGCTCAGAATAAATGGGGCGGATGGCAAATGGCCCTTCGATATTCATCGGTTGATCTGAATGATAAGAATATCAGCGGGGGAGAGGAAAGCGATTTTACCGTCGGGTTGAACTGGTATCTCAATCCAAACGTTCGTTTTATGCTCAATTACATCTATGCCGATATGGAAGACCGGGTCGGTGTTGCAGACGGCAGTGTGAATGTCTATCAGGGCCGTTTTCAAATCGAATTTTAA
- the modA gene encoding molybdate ABC transporter substrate-binding protein: MKFLLTLISILFFTGNCFSADLVIFSGAGLIKPLEEFKQNFEQSKHIKISVHYGGSGEIFGQLAAGQPADVFIPGAEKYTQDALKNGWVIEETIHRLVDHIPVIATPGGNPAHIRGLMDLAKPGVRVSIGDPKAPAIGRVAKKIMTQAGVFETIKPNIKVLAPTVNQLLIYVALEQVDAAIIWKDMTSWAEGKGKIDVIPIERQYNIIMTIPTAVCTRTTNKPLAMAFNSYLASEDGKLIWKKWGFEPCTK, translated from the coding sequence ATGAAATTTTTATTGACCCTTATTTCTATCCTTTTTTTTACAGGAAACTGTTTTTCTGCGGATCTGGTAATATTTTCCGGCGCCGGTCTCATTAAACCCCTGGAGGAATTTAAACAGAATTTTGAACAGTCCAAACACATCAAAATCAGCGTCCACTATGGTGGTTCCGGAGAAATTTTCGGTCAGCTGGCCGCCGGCCAGCCTGCAGATGTTTTTATTCCGGGAGCGGAAAAATATACACAGGATGCCCTCAAAAACGGCTGGGTCATCGAGGAAACCATTCACCGGCTGGTCGATCATATTCCGGTCATTGCAACCCCGGGTGGCAATCCGGCACATATCAGGGGGCTGATGGATCTGGCAAAACCCGGAGTACGGGTATCGATCGGTGATCCAAAAGCACCGGCGATCGGACGGGTGGCCAAAAAAATTATGACTCAGGCCGGCGTATTCGAAACGATCAAACCCAATATCAAGGTGCTTGCACCTACAGTCAATCAGCTGCTGATTTATGTAGCCCTGGAGCAGGTAGATGCCGCGATCATCTGGAAGGACATGACCTCATGGGCCGAAGGCAAGGGTAAAATCGACGTAATTCCCATTGAACGCCAGTACAATATCATCATGACCATTCCCACTGCGGTTTGCACCCGCACCACGAATAAACCCCTGGCCATGGCCTTTAATTCCTATCTCGCATCGGAAGACGGAAAACTTATCTGGAAAAAATGGGGTTTTGAACCTTGTACAAAATAA
- a CDS encoding ABC transporter permease, which yields MDFFIDSFLSALILIRALDPDLFNVVMVSLKVSTSSTLIAACVGIPLGFIVAITRFRAKRVVITLLNTLLALPTVVIGLFVYVFISRRGIFGVFDLLYTQRAIIIGQVILIIPIVSIFTISAISRIDKRYRVTAMTLGADRFHTSLVILREARFGIIAAVVAAFGRVISEIGISMMLGGNARGFTRTMTTAMALEYDKGEFVLAVALGMILMSISLIMNILLNHFQGRTTV from the coding sequence ATGGATTTTTTTATCGACAGCTTTTTGTCCGCATTGATTCTTATCAGGGCATTGGACCCGGATCTTTTCAACGTGGTCATGGTATCTTTGAAGGTGAGTACATCGTCGACTTTAATCGCCGCCTGTGTCGGGATACCATTGGGGTTTATCGTTGCAATTACCCGGTTCAGGGCCAAAAGAGTCGTGATCACGCTGCTCAATACCCTCCTGGCCCTTCCGACGGTGGTCATCGGACTTTTTGTATATGTTTTTATATCCCGGCGGGGAATATTCGGTGTTTTTGACCTGCTGTATACCCAGCGGGCCATTATCATCGGTCAGGTCATACTGATTATCCCGATTGTTTCCATATTTACGATATCGGCCATCAGCCGGATCGATAAACGATACCGGGTGACGGCAATGACGCTGGGGGCAGACAGATTTCATACCTCACTGGTCATATTGAGGGAGGCCCGTTTCGGAATCATTGCCGCCGTAGTGGCTGCATTTGGCCGGGTGATATCGGAGATAGGGATCAGCATGATGCTTGGCGGCAATGCCAGAGGATTTACCCGGACGATGACAACGGCTATGGCTCTGGAATACGACAAGGGAGAATTTGTCCTTGCGGTTGCTCTGGGCATGATTCTGATGAGTATCAGCCTGATCATGAATATTTTGTTGAATCATTTTCAGGGCAGGACAACGGTCTGA
- a CDS encoding formate dehydrogenase accessory protein FdhE, producing MECLEETCISHISEAAAQLTKSRPVYGTVLEYYVRMFTAQKNSENRLSIDSITIPEAILKLKRKEQLPLISPSEFVIDQDESARLFRFIGEITQTANTQMKNAVNQIISRVDRNELDLKSVFGMFLQSDETEFQQTAEKLGIDAQTLSFLTYNSIKPSLLKCSEALSCYLGPDMPWEKGICPVCGGAVAISLLDENGRRCMCCSFCWHQWTVQRVQCPKCGNRDSKSLEYYRIEGEAEYRLDVCNKCKAYIKTIDMRNTDRKIYPQLEACSTVHLDWIAREKGYLCTE from the coding sequence ATGGAATGTCTTGAGGAAACCTGTATCTCTCATATCAGTGAAGCCGCTGCACAGTTGACAAAATCGAGGCCTGTTTACGGAACTGTTCTGGAATATTATGTCCGGATGTTTACCGCCCAGAAAAATTCAGAAAACCGGTTGTCCATTGATTCGATCACTATACCGGAAGCCATTTTGAAACTGAAACGAAAGGAGCAGCTGCCGCTGATCAGCCCATCCGAATTTGTGATCGATCAGGATGAATCTGCACGGTTGTTTAGATTCATCGGTGAAATCACCCAAACTGCCAATACCCAAATGAAAAACGCTGTCAACCAGATTATCAGCCGGGTGGACCGAAATGAGCTGGATCTGAAGTCGGTGTTCGGAATGTTTCTGCAATCCGATGAAACCGAATTTCAGCAAACAGCCGAAAAGCTGGGTATCGACGCCCAGACGCTTTCCTTTCTGACCTACAACAGCATCAAACCGTCCCTGTTGAAATGTTCCGAAGCACTATCGTGTTATCTTGGCCCTGATATGCCTTGGGAGAAAGGCATTTGCCCAGTATGCGGGGGGGCCGTGGCCATATCGCTTCTGGATGAAAATGGACGAAGATGTATGTGTTGCAGCTTTTGCTGGCATCAGTGGACGGTGCAGCGGGTCCAGTGCCCGAAATGCGGCAACCGTGACAGCAAATCCCTCGAGTATTATCGTATTGAGGGCGAAGCCGAATACCGGCTGGATGTATGTAATAAGTGCAAAGCCTATATTAAAACAATCGATATGCGAAATACGGATCGAAAAATATATCCGCAGCTTGAAGCCTGCAGCACGGTTCATCTGGACTGGATTGCCCGTGAAAAAGGATACCTCTGTACGGAATAA